A part of Pantoea vagans genomic DNA contains:
- the ispA gene encoding (2E,6E)-farnesyl diphosphate synthase, with protein sequence MDFARLLDAYQQQVNAALTRFIEPLPFQSSPLVNAMHYGALLGGKRLRPFLVYATGEMLHANPASLDAPAAAVECIHAYSLIHDDLPAMDDDALRRGQPTCHIKYGEDTAILAGDALQTLAFSILADEAMPGVSAEYRLMMLSELAKASGVAGMCGGQALDLAAEGKSVDLDQLEQIHRHKTGALIRSAVRLGALTAGDAGREALPLLDRYAEAIGLAFQVQDDILDVIGDTAVIGKRQGADQDLGKSTYPSLLGLESARAKARDLYQEALDALELLAAHSYNTTALQALASFIIERDK encoded by the coding sequence ATGGATTTTGCCCGCTTACTCGACGCCTATCAGCAGCAGGTGAACGCCGCGCTGACGCGTTTTATAGAGCCACTTCCTTTTCAGAGTTCTCCTCTGGTGAATGCCATGCATTATGGGGCATTATTAGGCGGTAAACGTCTGCGTCCTTTTCTGGTCTACGCGACCGGCGAAATGCTCCACGCCAATCCGGCGAGTCTGGATGCCCCTGCCGCCGCAGTTGAATGCATTCATGCGTACTCTCTGATTCATGACGATCTCCCTGCGATGGACGATGATGCACTGCGTCGCGGGCAGCCAACCTGTCATATTAAATATGGCGAAGATACCGCGATTCTGGCGGGCGACGCCCTGCAGACGCTGGCCTTTTCCATTCTGGCCGATGAAGCAATGCCCGGTGTCAGCGCCGAATATCGACTGATGATGCTCTCCGAACTGGCAAAAGCCAGTGGCGTAGCCGGGATGTGTGGCGGGCAGGCACTGGATTTAGCGGCGGAAGGGAAGTCCGTCGATCTCGATCAGCTGGAACAGATCCATCGCCACAAAACCGGCGCCCTGATCCGCTCAGCGGTACGGCTAGGCGCATTAACGGCAGGCGATGCGGGTCGCGAAGCCCTGCCGCTGCTCGACCGCTATGCAGAGGCGATTGGTCTCGCGTTTCAGGTGCAGGACGACATTCTGGATGTGATCGGCGACACAGCCGTGATCGGAAAACGTCAGGGTGCCGATCAGGATCTGGGGAAAAGCACCTATCCTTCACTGTTAGGCCTTGAAAGTGCCCGTGCCAAAGCGCGGGATTTGTATCAGGAAGCTCTTGATGCTTTAGAATTGCTCGCTGCGCACTCTTATAACACTACAGCACTGCAGGCGCTGGCGAGCTTCATAATTGAACGCGACAAATAA
- the dxs gene encoding 1-deoxy-D-xylulose-5-phosphate synthase yields MSFDIAKYPTLALADTVQALRALPKEKLPALCDELRQYLLDSVSRSSGHFASGLGVVELTVALHYVYNTPFDHLVWDVGHQAYPHKILTGRRDRIGTIRQKNGVHPFPWRGESEYDVLSVGHSSTSISAGLGMAAAAEREGQGRRTACIIGDGAITAGMAFEAMNHAGDIKPDMLVILNDNEMSISENVGALNNRLAQILSGKTYARLREGSKRVLTNLPPIKELVKRTEEHLKGMVVPGTLFEELGFNYIGPVDGHDVLTLVNTLSNMRSLKGPQFLHIMTKKGKGYAPAEEDPIAWHAVPKFDPAIGELPKSAEGLPSYSKIFGNWLCEMAADDPKLMAITPAMREGSGMVAFSREFPKQYFDVAIAEQHAVTFAAGMAIGGYKPIVAIYSTFLQRAYDQLIHDVAIQKLPVLFAIDRGGIVGADGQTHQGAFDLAYLRCVPDMVIMTPSDENECRQMLYTGYHHQAGPSAVRYPRGTGVGTPLAPLQSLPLGKAVVKRQGEKLAILNFGTLLPEAAATAEALNATLVDMRFVKPLDEALIAELAKTHDSLITLEEGAIKGGAGSGVNEFVMAKRLGIPVLNIGLPDEFIPQGTQDEVRHDYLLDAEGIQQQIARWLAQ; encoded by the coding sequence ATGAGTTTTGATATTGCTAAATACCCGACACTGGCGCTGGCAGACACGGTTCAGGCGCTGCGCGCCCTGCCAAAAGAGAAGTTGCCTGCGCTGTGTGATGAACTGCGTCAGTATCTGTTAGACAGTGTGAGCCGCTCCAGCGGCCATTTTGCATCGGGTCTGGGCGTGGTTGAACTGACGGTCGCGCTGCATTATGTCTATAACACCCCGTTTGATCATCTGGTCTGGGATGTGGGTCATCAGGCTTATCCGCATAAAATTCTGACAGGTCGCCGCGATCGCATCGGCACTATCCGTCAGAAAAACGGCGTACACCCGTTTCCGTGGCGCGGTGAAAGTGAATATGACGTCCTGAGCGTCGGTCACTCATCGACCTCTATCAGTGCCGGTCTCGGCATGGCCGCGGCGGCAGAACGTGAAGGTCAGGGCCGTCGCACCGCCTGTATTATTGGCGATGGTGCGATTACCGCAGGCATGGCGTTTGAAGCGATGAACCATGCCGGTGATATTAAGCCGGACATGCTGGTCATCCTCAATGACAACGAGATGTCGATCTCTGAAAACGTCGGCGCGCTGAATAATCGCCTGGCGCAGATCCTGTCGGGCAAAACCTACGCACGACTGCGCGAAGGCAGTAAGCGCGTGTTGACAAATCTGCCGCCAATCAAAGAGCTGGTCAAACGCACCGAAGAGCATCTCAAAGGCATGGTCGTGCCGGGCACGCTGTTTGAAGAGCTGGGCTTTAACTATATTGGCCCGGTTGACGGTCACGATGTGCTGACGCTGGTGAATACGCTGAGCAACATGCGCAGCCTGAAAGGCCCGCAGTTCCTGCATATCATGACGAAGAAAGGTAAAGGCTACGCCCCGGCAGAGGAAGATCCGATTGCCTGGCACGCCGTTCCTAAATTTGACCCGGCGATTGGCGAACTGCCGAAAAGCGCAGAGGGTCTGCCGAGCTACTCTAAAATCTTCGGCAACTGGCTGTGCGAAATGGCCGCCGACGATCCGAAGCTGATGGCGATTACCCCGGCGATGCGTGAAGGCTCAGGTATGGTGGCCTTCTCACGTGAATTCCCGAAGCAATATTTTGACGTGGCGATAGCCGAACAACATGCGGTGACCTTCGCGGCCGGTATGGCGATTGGTGGCTATAAACCCATTGTTGCCATCTATTCCACCTTCCTGCAACGCGCCTACGATCAGCTGATCCACGACGTCGCCATCCAGAAACTGCCGGTCCTGTTTGCTATCGATCGCGGTGGTATTGTTGGCGCGGATGGTCAGACTCACCAGGGCGCGTTTGATCTCGCCTATCTGCGCTGCGTGCCGGATATGGTGATCATGACCCCAAGCGATGAGAATGAGTGTCGGCAGATGCTCTATACCGGCTATCACCACCAGGCTGGCCCGAGTGCGGTGCGCTATCCGCGCGGCACAGGCGTCGGCACGCCGCTGGCCCCATTACAGAGCCTGCCGCTGGGTAAAGCAGTCGTGAAACGTCAGGGTGAAAAGCTGGCGATTCTGAACTTCGGTACACTGCTGCCGGAAGCCGCCGCCACGGCAGAAGCGCTGAACGCGACTCTGGTCGATATGCGCTTTGTGAAGCCGCTGGATGAAGCGCTGATCGCCGAGCTCGCTAAAACACATGACTCGCTCATAACGCTGGAAGAAGGCGCCATCAAAGGCGGTGCGGGCAGTGGCGTAAATGAGTTTGTGATGGCGAAACGCCTGGGCATTCCGGTACTGAACATCGGCCTGCCCGATGAGTTCATCCCGCAGGGCACACAGGATGAAGTGCGTCATGACTATCTGCTGGACGCAGAGGGCATTCAGCAACAGATCGCCCGCTGGCTGGCGCAGTAA
- the pgpA gene encoding phosphatidylglycerophosphatase A: protein MANLPHSIIKGLITLILNNDVAKSRLRMSNPWHLLATGFGSGLSPVVPGTMGSLAAIPFWWLMTFLPQDLYSLVVLVGICVGVYLCHRTAKDMGVHDHGSIVWDEFIGMWITLMAIPVNSWQWVLGGFVVFRILDMWKPWPIRWFDRNVHGGMGIMVDDIIAGVISAAMLYGFGVWLAG, encoded by the coding sequence ATGGCAAACCTGCCACATTCCATCATAAAGGGTTTGATCACTTTGATACTAAATAACGACGTGGCGAAGAGCCGCCTGCGGATGAGCAATCCCTGGCATCTGCTGGCCACCGGTTTCGGCAGCGGATTAAGCCCGGTCGTGCCTGGTACCATGGGATCGCTGGCGGCCATCCCGTTCTGGTGGCTGATGACCTTTCTGCCGCAGGATCTCTATTCGCTGGTTGTGCTGGTTGGTATCTGCGTCGGTGTCTATCTCTGCCATCGCACCGCCAAAGATATGGGCGTACACGATCACGGCAGTATTGTCTGGGATGAATTTATCGGCATGTGGATTACGCTGATGGCGATTCCGGTCAACAGCTGGCAATGGGTGCTGGGCGGCTTTGTCGTGTTCCGTATTCTGGATATGTGGAAACCATGGCCGATTCGCTGGTTTGATCGCAATGTGCATGGCGGTATGGGCATTATGGTGGATGACATCATTGCTGGCGTGATTTCTGCGGCGATGCTTTATGGCTTTGGGGTCTGGCTGGCGGGTTAG
- the nusB gene encoding transcription antitermination factor NusB → MKPAARRRARECAVQALYSWQLSNNDIADVEYQFLAEQDVKDVDITYFRELLSGVATNSAYLDGLMKPYLSRQLEELGQVEKAILRISLYELSKRDDVPYKVAINEGIELAKVFGAEDSHKFVNGVLDKAGPQIRPNRK, encoded by the coding sequence GTGAAACCTGCTGCTCGTCGTCGCGCCCGTGAGTGCGCTGTTCAGGCGCTTTACTCCTGGCAGTTGTCGAATAACGACATTGCCGATGTGGAATACCAGTTTCTGGCGGAACAGGACGTCAAAGACGTCGACATTACCTACTTCCGCGAACTGCTGTCCGGTGTGGCGACCAACAGTGCGTATCTGGATGGACTGATGAAGCCCTATCTGTCGCGTCAGCTCGAAGAGCTGGGCCAGGTAGAAAAAGCTATCCTGCGCATCTCGCTGTATGAGTTGAGCAAGCGTGATGATGTGCCCTATAAAGTGGCCATCAACGAAGGAATTGAGCTGGCGAAAGTCTTCGGTGCCGAAGACAGTCATAAATTTGTTAACGGCGTGCTGGATAAAGCCGGTCCACAAATTCGACCCAATCGCAAATAA
- the secF gene encoding protein translocase subunit SecF, translated as MAQEYNIEQLNHGRKVVDFMRWDKLAFIISGLLIVAAIAIVGVRGFNWGLDFTGGTVIEIALEKPADLDTLRSELVKAGFDEPLVQNFGSSRDVMVRMAPVTGPAGTELGNKVVSVINQTTQQNATVKRIEFVGPSVGSDLAQAGAMALLSALIAILIYIGFRFEWRLALGTVLALAHDVIITCGLLALFRIEIDLTIVASLMSVIGYSLNDKIVVSDRIRENFRKIRRGSSYDITNVSLTQTLSRTLITSLTTLAMILILFIFGGALLKGFSLTMLIGVTIGTISSIYVSSALALKLGMKREHMMVQKVEKEGADQPSILP; from the coding sequence GTGGCACAGGAATATAACATTGAGCAGTTGAACCACGGGCGTAAAGTCGTCGACTTTATGCGCTGGGATAAGCTGGCCTTCATCATTTCAGGACTGCTGATTGTGGCCGCGATTGCGATCGTGGGCGTGCGTGGTTTTAACTGGGGCCTCGATTTCACCGGTGGTACGGTGATTGAGATTGCGCTGGAGAAACCGGCCGACCTCGACACGCTGCGTAGCGAACTGGTGAAAGCGGGCTTTGACGAGCCGCTGGTGCAGAACTTTGGCAGCAGTCGTGACGTGATGGTGCGTATGGCACCGGTTACCGGCCCGGCAGGTACCGAGTTAGGCAATAAAGTGGTGTCGGTGATCAACCAGACCACGCAGCAAAACGCGACCGTTAAGCGCATTGAGTTCGTGGGGCCGAGTGTGGGCAGCGACCTGGCGCAGGCGGGTGCGATGGCGCTGCTGTCGGCACTGATTGCGATTCTGATCTATATCGGTTTCCGCTTTGAGTGGCGTCTGGCGCTGGGCACCGTGCTGGCGCTGGCGCATGACGTGATCATCACCTGCGGCCTGCTGGCGCTGTTCCGCATTGAAATCGACCTGACGATTGTTGCCTCGCTGATGTCGGTGATTGGCTACTCGCTTAACGATAAAATTGTGGTCTCTGACCGTATTCGTGAAAACTTCCGCAAGATCCGTCGCGGCAGCTCTTACGATATTACCAACGTGTCACTGACCCAGACGTTAAGCCGTACCCTGATTACCTCGCTGACGACGCTGGCGATGATCCTCATCCTGTTCATATTTGGTGGTGCGCTGCTGAAAGGCTTCTCACTGACCATGCTGATTGGTGTGACGATTGGTACGATTTCATCCATTTATGTCTCTTCAGCGCTGGCGCTGAAGCTGGGCATGAAGCGTGAACATATGATGGTGCAGAAAGTCGAGAAAGAGGGCGCCGATCAGCCTTCTATCCTGCCTTAA
- a CDS encoding aldo/keto reductase, protein MKTIQLGTTDLQVSRLCLGCMTYGEPTRGNHAWTLPEASSRPLIQQALNAGINFFDTANSYSDGSSEEILGRALKEFARREEIVVATKVYFPLTNLSQGLSRKNILQSIDDSLQRLGMEYVDLLQIHRWDYETPLEETLEALHDVVQSGKARYIGASSMHASQFAQALQLQSELGWHRFVSMQDQYNLIQREEEREMHPLCLKEQIAVLPWSPLARGKLTRPWGENTARSASDQVMAKLYDNTEENDAVIAERLAQVAESKGVTRAQVALAWLLSKPAVTAPIIGASRAEQFEDLVKAVDVTLSDDEITLLEEVYQPHQAVGFE, encoded by the coding sequence ATGAAAACGATTCAACTGGGTACCACCGATCTGCAGGTGTCGCGTCTCTGTCTCGGCTGTATGACCTATGGCGAGCCAACGCGCGGTAATCATGCCTGGACGCTGCCGGAAGCAAGCAGCCGTCCGCTGATCCAGCAGGCGCTGAACGCGGGGATCAACTTCTTTGATACCGCCAACAGCTATTCCGATGGCAGCAGTGAAGAGATCCTGGGCCGGGCGCTGAAAGAGTTTGCCCGCCGCGAAGAGATCGTGGTCGCCACCAAAGTCTATTTCCCGCTGACCAATCTCTCACAGGGACTGTCGCGCAAAAATATCCTGCAATCCATTGATGACAGCCTGCAGCGTCTCGGCATGGAGTATGTTGACCTGCTGCAGATTCACCGCTGGGACTACGAGACACCGCTGGAAGAGACGCTGGAAGCGCTGCATGACGTGGTGCAGTCCGGCAAAGCCCGCTATATCGGCGCCTCATCCATGCACGCCAGTCAGTTTGCGCAGGCGTTGCAGCTGCAGTCAGAACTGGGCTGGCATCGCTTTGTCAGCATGCAGGATCAGTACAACCTGATTCAGCGTGAAGAGGAGCGTGAAATGCATCCGCTCTGTCTGAAAGAGCAGATCGCCGTGCTGCCCTGGAGTCCGCTGGCGCGCGGTAAGCTGACCCGCCCGTGGGGTGAGAACACCGCGCGTTCCGCCTCCGATCAGGTGATGGCGAAGCTCTATGACAACACTGAAGAGAACGATGCCGTGATTGCAGAGCGGCTGGCGCAGGTAGCGGAAAGCAAAGGTGTGACGCGGGCGCAGGTAGCGCTGGCCTGGCTGCTGAGCAAGCCTGCCGTTACGGCACCGATTATTGGCGCGTCGCGCGCTGAGCAGTTTGAGGATCTGGTGAAGGCGGTGGATGTCACGCTGAGTGACGACGAGATTACCCTGCTGGAAGAGGTCTATCAGCCGCATCAGGCGGTGGGATTCGAATAA
- the nrdR gene encoding transcriptional regulator NrdR, translating into MHCPFCSAVDTKVIDSRLVSEGSSVRRRRQCLMCHERFTTFEVAELVMPRVVKSNDVREPFNEDKMASGMMKALEKRPVSADAVESAVNHIKTQLRATGEREIPSKLIGNLVMDELKKLDKVAYIRFASVYRSFEDIRDFGEEIARLQD; encoded by the coding sequence ATGCATTGCCCATTCTGCTCCGCTGTGGACACCAAAGTGATTGATTCTCGTCTGGTTAGTGAAGGCTCCTCGGTGCGACGCCGCCGCCAGTGTCTGATGTGTCATGAACGCTTCACCACCTTTGAGGTGGCGGAACTGGTGATGCCCCGCGTGGTGAAAAGCAATGATGTGCGCGAGCCTTTCAATGAAGACAAAATGGCCAGCGGGATGATGAAAGCGCTTGAGAAGCGTCCGGTCAGCGCCGACGCGGTAGAAAGCGCCGTAAATCATATTAAAACGCAGCTGCGCGCCACCGGCGAACGTGAGATCCCCAGTAAGCTGATTGGCAATCTGGTGATGGATGAGCTGAAAAAGCTCGATAAAGTCGCCTATATTCGCTTCGCCTCGGTTTACCGCAGCTTTGAAGATATTCGCGATTTTGGCGAAGAGATCGCCCGGTTACAGGATTAG
- the lysM gene encoding peptidoglycan-binding protein LysM — protein sequence MGLFNFVKEAGEKLWDAVKGGDDQNKKLQDHINKLGLPDSDKVDVKVNGDTVTVTGDGLSQELKEKILIAAGNVAGITKVEDKVTVTDSAAESELYTVKKGDTLSAISKQVYGNANEYNKIFEANKPMLTHPDKIYPGQVLRIPK from the coding sequence ATGGGTCTGTTTAACTTTGTGAAAGAAGCCGGTGAAAAACTCTGGGACGCCGTGAAAGGCGGTGACGATCAGAATAAAAAGCTGCAGGATCACATCAACAAGCTCGGTTTGCCAGACAGCGACAAGGTGGACGTAAAGGTCAATGGTGATACCGTCACCGTGACCGGCGATGGCCTTTCTCAGGAGCTGAAAGAGAAGATTCTGATCGCGGCGGGTAACGTGGCAGGCATCACAAAAGTGGAAGACAAGGTCACCGTGACAGACAGCGCGGCCGAGTCAGAGCTTTACACCGTGAAGAAAGGCGACACGCTGAGCGCTATTTCTAAACAGGTTTACGGTAACGCTAACGAATATAACAAGATTTTCGAAGCGAATAAGCCAATGCTCACCCATCCTGATAAGATCTATCCTGGCCAGGTTTTACGTATTCCAAAATAA
- the thiL gene encoding thiamine-phosphate kinase — translation MSCGEFELIARYFNRRTRSRRDVELGIGDDCALLSVPEKQTLAISTDTLVAGVHFLRDIHPADLGYKALAVNLSDLAAMGADPAWLTLALTLPQVDESWLSAFSESLFELLEYYDMQLVGGDTTRGPLSLTLAIHGLVPQGRALKRSGAKPGDWIYVTGTLGDSAAGLALLQHHCRISDPAVHEALIKRHLRPMPRILQGQALRSLASSAVDLSDGLISDLGHVLKASGCGARLNLDALPLSPALRDHFDPEQVLRWALSGGEDYELCFTVPEVNRGALDVALGHLGVPYTCIGQIAPESEGLTLLDNGKPATFHHKGFDHFDTK, via the coding sequence ATGTCTTGTGGTGAATTTGAACTCATCGCACGCTACTTCAACCGCAGAACACGCAGCCGCCGTGATGTCGAACTCGGCATCGGTGACGATTGTGCGTTACTTAGCGTGCCGGAAAAACAGACGCTGGCGATCAGCACCGATACCCTGGTCGCGGGTGTGCACTTCTTACGGGATATTCATCCCGCCGATCTGGGTTACAAAGCCCTGGCTGTTAATCTTAGCGATCTCGCTGCCATGGGCGCCGATCCCGCGTGGCTGACGCTGGCCTTAACGCTACCGCAGGTCGATGAGAGCTGGCTCTCTGCCTTTAGCGAAAGCCTGTTTGAACTGCTGGAATATTACGACATGCAGCTGGTGGGCGGTGACACGACCCGTGGCCCGCTGAGCCTGACGCTGGCGATTCACGGTCTGGTGCCGCAGGGCCGCGCCCTGAAACGCTCCGGAGCGAAGCCGGGCGACTGGATCTACGTGACCGGCACGCTGGGTGACAGCGCGGCGGGTCTGGCGCTGTTGCAGCATCACTGCCGCATCAGCGATCCGGCGGTGCATGAGGCGCTGATTAAACGGCATCTTCGTCCGATGCCGCGCATTCTGCAGGGTCAGGCACTGCGTTCGCTGGCCTCTTCAGCGGTGGACCTTTCTGATGGCCTGATTTCCGACCTCGGCCACGTGCTGAAAGCCAGCGGCTGTGGTGCACGACTAAACCTGGATGCGTTGCCGCTGTCGCCGGCGCTGCGCGACCATTTCGACCCTGAGCAGGTATTGCGCTGGGCGCTGAGTGGCGGAGAAGATTACGAACTCTGCTTCACCGTGCCGGAAGTGAATCGCGGTGCGCTTGATGTGGCGCTGGGGCATCTGGGCGTGCCTTATACCTGCATCGGACAGATAGCACCGGAATCAGAAGGCTTAACGCTGCTGGATAATGGCAAACCTGCCACATTCCATCATAAAGGGTTTGATCACTTTGATACTAAATAA
- the ribE gene encoding 6,7-dimethyl-8-ribityllumazine synthase, whose product MKVIEAAVATPEANVAIVIARFNNFINDSLLDGAVDALKRIGQVKDENITVVWVPGAYELPLAARALANSGKHDAIIALGTVIRGGTAHFEYVAGEASSGIASVAMNSDIPVAFGVLTTESIEQAIERAGTKAGNKGAEAALTALEMINVLKAIKA is encoded by the coding sequence ATGAAAGTTATCGAAGCTGCTGTTGCAACGCCTGAGGCCAATGTTGCCATCGTCATCGCGCGTTTTAACAACTTCATTAATGACAGCCTGCTGGATGGCGCAGTTGATGCCCTGAAACGTATCGGCCAGGTCAAAGATGAAAATATCACCGTTGTCTGGGTGCCGGGTGCTTACGAACTGCCGCTGGCAGCACGTGCGCTGGCGAACTCCGGCAAACATGATGCGATTATCGCACTCGGCACCGTTATTCGTGGTGGCACTGCGCACTTCGAATATGTGGCGGGTGAAGCCAGCTCCGGTATCGCCAGCGTTGCCATGAACAGCGACATTCCTGTCGCGTTCGGCGTGCTGACCACTGAAAGCATCGAGCAGGCCATTGAGCGTGCCGGCACCAAAGCGGGTAACAAAGGTGCTGAAGCGGCGCTGACTGCGCTCGAAATGATCAACGTATTGAAAGCCATTAAAGCCTGA
- the ribD gene encoding bifunctional diaminohydroxyphosphoribosylaminopyrimidine deaminase/5-amino-6-(5-phosphoribosylamino)uracil reductase RibD has product MDERYMARALELARRGRFTTMPNPNVGCVIVRDGEVVGEGWHQRAGEPHAEVHALRMAGEKARGATAYVTLEPCSHHGRTPPCCDALIAAGVTRVVAAMQDPNPQVAGRGLHRLHQAGIDVSHGLMMPEAEALNRGFLKRMRTGFPWIQLKLGASLDGRTAMASGESQWITSEAARRDVQRLRAQSAAILSSSATVLADDPSLTVRWSELNTDSQALIDEQQLRQPVRVIIDSQNRVTPQHRLISQPGETWLMRHQPDQQLWPADVTQIAVPLREQQLDLVAMMMLLGQRQINSVWVEAGATLAGALLQAGLVDELIVYLAPKLLGHEGRGLCQLPGLSQLADAPAFRFSDVRQVGDDLRLTLTPQ; this is encoded by the coding sequence ATGGACGAACGCTATATGGCGCGTGCGCTGGAACTGGCGCGACGCGGCCGTTTTACGACCATGCCGAACCCGAATGTCGGCTGTGTGATTGTGCGCGATGGTGAAGTCGTGGGTGAGGGCTGGCATCAGCGTGCCGGTGAACCCCATGCTGAAGTCCACGCTCTGCGCATGGCTGGCGAGAAAGCGCGTGGCGCAACGGCGTATGTCACGCTGGAGCCGTGCAGCCATCATGGCCGCACGCCGCCCTGCTGTGATGCGCTGATCGCCGCAGGTGTGACCCGTGTCGTCGCCGCCATGCAGGACCCGAATCCGCAGGTCGCGGGGCGCGGACTGCACCGTCTGCATCAGGCGGGCATCGACGTCAGCCATGGTCTGATGATGCCGGAAGCCGAAGCACTCAATCGCGGCTTCCTCAAGCGCATGCGCACCGGTTTTCCCTGGATTCAGCTCAAGCTGGGCGCATCACTGGATGGCCGCACGGCCATGGCCAGTGGCGAGAGCCAGTGGATCACCTCTGAGGCTGCCCGTCGTGATGTGCAGCGTCTGCGGGCGCAAAGCGCCGCCATTCTCAGCAGTAGCGCTACGGTGCTGGCGGACGATCCCTCTCTGACCGTGCGCTGGTCTGAACTCAATACCGACAGCCAGGCTTTGATTGATGAGCAGCAACTGCGTCAGCCGGTACGTGTAATTATCGACAGCCAGAATCGCGTGACGCCGCAGCATCGGCTCATCTCACAGCCGGGCGAAACCTGGCTGATGCGCCATCAGCCGGATCAGCAGCTCTGGCCCGCTGACGTCACGCAAATCGCCGTGCCATTGCGCGAACAGCAGCTCGATCTGGTGGCGATGATGATGCTGCTGGGACAGCGACAGATTAACAGCGTCTGGGTTGAAGCGGGTGCGACGCTGGCCGGTGCCCTGTTACAGGCCGGGCTGGTGGATGAACTGATCGTTTATCTGGCACCTAAGCTGTTAGGTCATGAAGGACGCGGCCTGTGTCAGCTGCCGGGGCTCAGCCAGCTGGCTGACGCACCTGCGTTCCGTTTCAGCGATGTCCGGCAGGTCGGTGACGATTTACGTCTGACCCTGACACCGCAATAG
- a CDS encoding DUF3251 domain-containing protein produces the protein MSRMVWVPVAFSLVALSGCSSSAGNPQVRELHQEVSQLNQQMQHLTTQASALEIQGQLNSQLQQGAWLVPQANTPVALQTQLGTLRLTLSPVTAEASGSRATLTVRSMDDRPLPALHATVIWGELDPATGKPLSSDSLTQTVALPASLLPQHSASIPLRLSGLTPEQLGYVRVHNVTADAPPPISPAAPANP, from the coding sequence ATGAGCAGGATGGTTTGGGTTCCGGTGGCGTTCTCACTGGTGGCGCTGAGCGGCTGCAGTAGCAGTGCAGGTAACCCGCAGGTCAGAGAGCTGCATCAGGAAGTGAGTCAGCTCAATCAGCAGATGCAGCATCTGACCACGCAGGCCAGCGCGCTGGAGATTCAGGGACAGCTTAACAGCCAGTTGCAGCAGGGTGCCTGGCTGGTGCCACAGGCGAATACGCCAGTGGCGCTGCAGACTCAGCTCGGCACGTTGCGACTGACGCTGTCCCCTGTCACTGCGGAAGCCAGCGGTTCGCGGGCAACCCTGACCGTACGCTCAATGGACGATCGGCCGTTGCCCGCCCTGCACGCGACGGTGATCTGGGGTGAACTCGACCCGGCGACCGGTAAACCGCTGAGCAGTGACAGTCTGACGCAGACGGTCGCGCTGCCTGCCTCGCTGCTGCCGCAGCATTCGGCGAGCATTCCGCTTCGACTCAGCGGCCTGACACCGGAGCAACTGGGTTATGTCCGCGTGCATAACGTGACCGCTGACGCACCGCCCCCGATCTCCCCTGCGGCACCCGCTAATCCTTAG